The DNA sequence TTTTGAATGTATAAATTAAGAGtgtatctttaattttttttttaataaaaatacaagTGCCCTTATGTTTTTGACAGCAAAGCAAATTCCTCAGTTAACATAATGACAcgaatcatataaaaaaaaaaataacatcacTAAAATTACTATAATGCCTTGACAGTCCGCTAGTATCTTCATTATTTCTAGCATATTATCATTAATACCCCTTggggaaaaaaaattagaggatAAGCAGTTGAcatgaaataaattaaaactactgatattattataaatattgtacatgtttttgtgataataataattaaaagtaaaatagAGAGACCAGAAAAAGTACCAGATAAAACAGAAGCTTCACTCTCTGTAAGCATGGCAGAGAATCCTCTGATAGCATGATTGTAATTGTGGACAATTGATATTCTCTCTCTTTCACTTTCACTTTCTTGGCTaccaaaattatataaatatttagttATATAGCAGTGAAGACAGAGAAAGATAACTAATTTAATtggtaataatttaatatggACCTTGGATTAATAATGGAGGACAATAATTGTAGATAAGCAGATTCAGAAACTTGATCATTTCCTTCATTTTCATTCAATTTTGGATCTGAAGCTCCCATATAAACAACATAATGCTGATGATcaaatcaaaattatttatcaGTTTAATCAGAGCATAATGTAATGAGGCGTATAACAattttctattcaattcaatgatTCCAATCTTGTAATTGTTCTGGATATAGCTCTCACTTTCCATGAGTATGAATCTTTTAACTGATTTTCTAGGCAACCAAACAAGAAAATGAGGTTGAATCAGCGGAATTTGAAGAATACCCTTTAGAGAATTTACCTTAGGAGTCTCTGAAATTGAAGCAGAGGCTCTAGAAATGTTGATGAGAAGCCATGGGAGTGAGAGACAAGTGAGTAGTAGAATAAGTTTAGTCATCtatggaagagagagagagagatgggcaAGGGTCCAAGGGATTTTAATTTGaggtaataatataataattaatatgtaaGTAAAGAGGAAGAAGATATAGAATTTATAGATTGCTCTGTTTTGGCAAGTGAAAGTTATAAATTGACTTTAACGAACATGAACCACGCGATAACTAGCTAGAGAATGACACTTAATTATTCTTCGCttctttataaatatttatatatatttgttgtaaATACTTTATGATCTCTCATCTCTATGACTAATTATCACTTATTATTGTACAAATGGCTATAATTGTTTAATGGTAGTATTAGGTCTATAGTGATCGCTCTTTACAAATGCTACAGCTAATTCAAATCACTACACAATGATTACTACTACTAGCTAAGCTAATAGATAATAAATGTGTATTGCTTTTCCATATTCCAGTACATATATTATTCATGTATGATGTAATGTATTGTTTTATGCTAATTCGAATTTTGCTCCAGAAATTTGATACATATTAAAGGCTTAGCATGTTACAAATagttaaacatttttttttagaattaaatattcaacaagacttcttttaacaattaatatttataaataattttttaatttatatttaaattcttaatctaattattttaacaattaagctatttaattataatatttacaataattttttttttttacaaaaattaaacttctttttacacaaattaaaattctcttcttataataaatttttaaataatatttaattattttgttacaattaaatgaactaagtatgaaacctcaagctagtcaatcgataacaagtgtagccatttttttcttaaaaaatccttcaacttatttcactttttactttctaaatatttaaataaaaaaaattaaataattaagtgtaataatttaaaattaagattacaagtataataaaattcaaattatgaaattatataattttaaattacaaaaagttttgctataaaattttaaataatttaagtgcaaaaaaataaattgctaaaagatccttatatagtaataaattacaaaaaattaattaataattataattaatttaatttaattttaaaatataattaattttaattaaagttttataaggaaataaattattaagttaCTTTCAGGtgacaagttatttattatttatttttatttaatttccaaattaagcacaaccatttaatagtaatccaatggcttaaaaaaatgtaactatgatggttacaataaaaatataaccattgaaacctcttccaggctgattagtaatttttccctctgaactttgacatattaaatcatgccccttgaactttttttgccattaaaaattccccctgaactattaaaattgttagatttaaggacttttgtttaatttcattcaattttactgtttcagtgattgtttatatactaaaccatgctccctagactttgatatctaccaaatcatgcccttcaaactttaatatgtactaaatcatgtctccTGAACTaatttcatccatgttagaaatttttttactaaaattaaacaaaagtctttaaatctagcaatcttaatagttcagggagaattttgtctaattttattaaaaaaagtctGATAAAAATTTTGGGAGCAGAATTTAGTATAGGTTAAAGTTTAGAGGCATAATTCGGTAGATATTAAAGTTTAGGGGTACAATTTAGTATATGGACAATCTCtatattagtaaaatataatgaaattagataaaaatcctTAGATTCAACAATTTTAATtatagttcaaaaaaaaaaaaaaaactaacaaccTAAAAAATTGAGAAtgcataatataattttatacatgttaaaatttaggCGGTAAAAATATTAATGAACCTTGTTTTAATAATGGCttgaatttaaatatatataaactttcTCTAAAGTATATCATATTAGGGAAATTTGAGTTTCTATGCATTTTTTATACCTAAATTAATTATCTAAACTAATACTTATAACTCTTTAAAAAATAGGACTACTTTTACCTAAACcccaaaatacccccctcattattctcaaccatttctctctcttcctcctttctctctcaaatCAAACCCACCAAAACACACTGCCGATCCACCTCCCTTCCACCCAAAACCAACCATCGCACGAGCTGAACGGCGAACGCCACCTCCGACCGAGACGCCGACGGAGAGCCAACCGAACccacacctccaccacctccgaccCTCTCTGAaatctgaagaaaaaaaaaaaaaaaaccacggccgatggtcggaccttggggtccgattggGTCTGatgtcggaccccatcggaccccaaggtccgaccatctgaCCTCTCTACGAAatgcgaaaaaaaaaaaaaaaaaaaaaaaagaagaagaagaagaagaaactagaAAATGGCGAACATGGATTAGTGGTTGTAAACTGTAATATAAAAGGGGAAACCCAGGACCTGACCCAGGCAACCGGCAACGGAGCCCACCTCTCGTAGCCACGACTGTGACAATCACAGACAGAGGCACGGCCAGTCTCCCACAACCACACAACCCAccctcttctccttcttcttctctttctccttctcgGATCCCAATTCCTCATATTCTGCTTTTTTTCTAAtcctatttaataattaaatgacaaatttattataattaaattaataattaataattattccttctcttttctctctgagtataactattttaatttttttaaaaaagaaaaattactttttcaattttaatttatacaacTTGCGTGTGTATAGCTCAGACACTAATGTGGTgtgccttttcttttttttttttctctttctttcttttcaaattCGGACCATTTTGATTTTTGCCAGCCATCGGACTgtggttcttttttttttttttttttttttcggatttcggagagaggaagagagaggtcagatggtcggaccttggggtccgatgggtccgaccatcggaccactggagttttttttttttttttcagtttcagagagacaaagagagagagaggggggtagtttaggaaaattAGGAAAGTTGTCATATAAGaccaattttaataactatgcatttagggggaaaattaaatggtattttaagcatagaatttcaaatttccctcATATTATTAGTTCGAGTACTAGTACTATAAACTAACTTCGTTCATTATTAATTCTTAATGTTAGAAGTAATTTCTAATGGTATATTTCAAATTACTTGCTAAATTAGTCTTTTTGAAAGTGTTTTTACAAAATGGTTTATACTGAATAGATGATCTCTTTGAAATACAATTTATGTTACTACATTCAATTCAATTCGTAAATACGTATCgtgccataaaaaaatataaatcacGTCATATTATGCCATAAAAAATACAGGTTTGTACTATTAAAAAATACCAGTCGTATCATGTTGTGTCATAATAAAATACGGATCGTATCATGTTGTGCTCAGATTCGTGGGATAAGTTTGAAGAATACTTATATTTTATctccattaataaaaaaattcctcatattatattatattaaaatttatccaCTTTTATGAATGAATTGCTTAATATACCTTTGCGCAGTACATGATTTACATTAACCTAAATGGTACAATgagaatatcatttatacatgtaggtatatcttaaagaatataaaaataaaggtaaaaattaaaatagataaaGTAAAGTGGGTATACAATAAAATTTCCTCCAAATTTATGTCTTGTTTTACTCGGACAGACACATCTTCTTATAGTGGCTCAAATTTATACTCTACTTTTCtacattttattttacaattaatgaaataattgctaaaattaaatatttttataattcaattatttttatataatttttcaacaattacatcaaattatataaaacattcatattaaattttgtatatttactaataaatattcaaattattattattactattatcatATATAACGTTTTTATAAAATGTTACGTTTTTAGAATAAATTATTGGTGCTTTGTCATATATCTTTCAGGTTTATTGTACTGTGTCACGCTTAAGCTTATATATTTTTCGTTCTGTATTGTGCTTAAGCCCACGCCCatattatttgtattatattaatTGTGTTAATTTGTAGTATCGTATCGTGTCGTGCTCAAGTTCATATCTTTTCGTGCTTAGTTGTGCTCGTGTGCCGTGTTAAAAACCTAAACAATATTTACAACACTTCCTACTCGTCAcatgttttttagtttttttatctatttacttatttatttttgtggCAAGTACATGAGAGTTGAGTGTTGCAATTTTGATAGAAGTTAGGGCGCGGACCCAAAAAGTTTTACAAGAGTTAGATATAACCTTgttaattaactaaaatttagCATACTTACTGAACCTTTAGCATAGTAAAATTAAGCTCCTTATACCTATACCAAGTCTCTGGTTCAAGACTTAATAATTGTAAAACTTCAATATTTTTCTCAAATAAAAGTACAAAAGCTGAGTGTGTGTTCTATTGAAATAATTAAGCTGTCAAATAAATTAAGCTGAGTGTGtgtatttctttttcatgagaCAGATCCTCTTTTTCTTTGGGTTACGTGTATTGTCATTAGATCACTAGATATTTGGATCTTTGTCTTTCTCAAGTTTTACATGTACAACTTTTTTCATCTTGTTGGCAAGTATTTGGACcctttaattgattttttttttcttacttcaCAAGCTCTAGGTTTTAGCATAATATTGGATAAAGCATagcatttatataaatataaataattaacttaaaatgcAAGCAATCCCAATTCTCTTTTCctattagagagagagagagagagtaagagTTACACACATATATAGTCATGTGCAAAATTTCTTCTTTGTTTCCTTTATTCTCCCTTCTTTCTTCTCTTTACacaaattttagtttaattagtTATAGTGTTTGTGCTTTATTCATGGGTTTCTCTTTTGCCTTTGTGCCATTTTGACTAATGAACATTGTAGTTTTATACAGGCTAGTTGGCTAGCTACTACCAAGTGTTAAAGTCCCCCCAAAACCTACGCCTTTTTCAAAGTTGATATTTAAATATACCTTGCTCTTATGACCAGCTTCTTACATGAATATAAAGTactcaaaaataataatcaaaatgACTAAAATGGTAGCTAGGGGAAAAAATGGAGTGTGATTGTTTTAAACTCTTTAGTTGATCTGGCTCAACTTAATTGCTACGAGAATATAAAAGTAGAGACACGATTTTATCTCGTAATGTACTTTCacgaatgtattccgtggtacattagatgagtCTCATGTACATTAAATGAGTCTCAGGATacgttactattttttaaccctaataACCCCTAAATCAACCCCAACCCTCAGATCAAATATCTCCCCCATCTAAGGGCTGTCGTACATCacagaatacattccgtgaaagtacatcacgggacaaaatcgtgtccctataAAAGTATCTGCATCCATATTTTTTGTGTACCTACCTAATCTTTTTTTGGACTAATTATGTTCACTGATtcacttagttaatttggagTTTTTTGATTGAATAATGATGACATACTATTTGTTTTCAAGGTCTATTGTTTATGATAAGGCTATCATCAACGCAAGCGATATAATCAATTACTATAAAGGATCcacataaaaaaaactaaccaatcaatatatttttattaaaaagaataaaaaatgttAGTCAGTGTGGCTAGACAGTAACCACATTACAACAATAACTcacataatttttaatttctctCCTGGAactttgattttctatacttaaaaaattttaaattttttttcctaaatgcatacttaataatattggtcatatatgaccacatTCCTAATATCCCACAAATACCCCTCCCAtttgaaaaaatcaaaaactCAAATCATCCATCCATGGCTGCCTCATCCCGaccctctctctccctctcgctGACCACGGCTTCAGTGCCAAACCACCACGCTCGGCCACCGACGACCATAAAATAAACCaccctaattatatatatataaaatttaactgGTGTCTCAAATTTATAGACAAAAGTAAATACGGGTGTtgccataaaaaataaaataatataaaaagataaaaaaagttaattatatataattaaaaaataagaagatTTGACCGCcaattatcatatatatatatatttaaaattaaaaagaaaattacacttattatagaattttaaaGGTTCTTATAAATATGACACATTTAaatttgaccaatttatatggtttttttttttttgttttaggtctttttatagtatttgatatgccatatatatataattaggtttttaaatctcatatttaatgtttttgtttgtttaggaagttttatttgtcactAATGTCGGAATGGTCACCGGAGTTTGCTGTCGATACCTAGAAAGTCGCTGGAGTAGCGGTCGGTGATAGACAAGCCGTCAGAGTTGTTACCGACGCCGGAAAATCCGTCGGAATTGGCATTATCGCCGAAAAAATCACCCTTCAAGAAACcgatttcttgatgaagaaaccactttcttggtgatttttccgttgacaatgccaattctgacgatttTTCTGACGCTAGCAGCTACTCTGACGATTTTTTCGGCACCGACAGCAAACTTCaaaaaagtcatcagaattggtattgtcaccggtaaaattaccagaaaaatcaccaagaaactagtttcttgatgaagaaaccggtttcttggtaatttttcatgtgatttttcatcaagaaacgACTTTCTTAGTAATTTTTCCATTGACAATGcgaattctgacgacttttctgacgccagcagctactccggcgacttttccggcaccgacatcaaactcTAGAATAGTTGtcaaaattggcattgtcaatcggaaaaatcaccaagaaaccagtttctggATGATTTTTCCTACGATTTTTTCGGCAacaatgctaattctgacgacttttttggCGCCTGCAGCAACTCCGGCACCGGAAGCTACTCCGTCGACTTTTCCGGTGCCAACATCAAAGtccggtgactttttcggcAAGAGTGACAACTCCGGCGATCATTatggttttatttgttttattttttgtaaaaaaaaaaatgaagggaattttaatattttttatggtaatttaattaaatttttattttttatgaatcttaaattcagattttctttttaatgttttatatggtttttaccatatttttagtttgatagGTTAAATAATGTTATATTTAGtggcatttactttttatgccatatttatcataaccttaataattttttacatatttttgaaaatagcctTTTAATTAATAAGTAACCAAGTATCTTAATTATGGTTTAATGAACCGAAAGGTAAATATTgtgattattaatttaaatgcaAAAATTCGTATAATTGTGATATTTAAATTTGTCCaagaaaaattacataaaacactaattttataaaaaatttatatttttatgttttattttttttttatacttttatagtatttataaaaatataaaaaataacaaaaaaaccacatgaaaataacaagaaaacaacataaaaataatatacaaataacaaagaatcaacaataaaataacaattatataacataaaaatacactaaaagaccgtattttatgtaaataaactcttaaaaactgtaaaaatgttGAAAACTTCATACagaccatatttttgtaatttttttttgttgtttttgtgtttttttgaaattatcccATATTTTTTCGGGTACTATATTTAgaagtggtatttttgtaaatagataCCTGAACTTCATTTGCTACCATTTCATTAGGAAAGATTGGTATTTATACAAGCCAAAGTGTTTGTAGTCTTTGTGCTCAAGAAAATTCAAGGATCCGTGGTTGAGTTTTATGACTCTTCAAGACGGAGTGGAAGCACTGGTCTAGACTTATAGATAATATATTTAAGATAAATATTGATGTAGCTATCTTTGATAATAGTAATTGTTGCTTGCTATCAAGATTTAGAGATATATAGTGCCGTttagtaacacttttgttttctaattttttaatcacaaaatgaaagtaaaaattttacttttgaaaaacaaaaatacgttctgtaaccacttttgtttttcaattttaaaaacagaaaacaaaagtgtgttatgtaaagttcattttcattttcattttttgattttatttacgtcgggtctaggtccggggtcagATTTGAGTTCAAGACAGAGGTCGGGTTCAACACCAGGATCgtggggggatttgggtccgggtttgatcgaagtccaaaatattgattaagaaaaaaaaaaaactgttaaaaaaaatattgaaagtgattttttttgtttttaaaattttgattcttaattaaaaaattgataagtAAAAAcatttttatagaacatgtttttgaaaaatattttcactttttcaattttaaaaacagaaaactgattaaaaaagtgttaacAAACGGCACCTATAGAGAAAAAAGAATGAATGTGTTGATTCCATTGAATGAATACAGTTGGTTACAATCTGCTTTATAGAGCCAAGCTCTTAGCTAACAAATGAGACTAACTAACTCATAACCGAAAGAGCAACACCAACTTACTGAAAACTAACCACTAACAGCAGCCTAAGCTTAACCAAACCTAACTAACTTCAACCTGAGCTAGTCGAAGCCACATTAGTGTGAAAGAAGCCTTGAGTTGGATCAAAATGAATTCCCGGCAGCATACTACAATAGAGACAGACTACCTTATTTTGGTTGTATTGTTGAGGAGTGTCAAGTGTTGTTAATTACTCGAGTTAAGGACTTGTTTCTTAGTTTTGGTTAAACATTCTACTAATAGGATAGCTCACTATATCTAGCTAGAACTTCCTTATTTTCCCGCTGATCGCTGTTTTTCTGAACTTTCTATTTGCTTTAGTTTTAGAGACGTTTTGTTCAacgatattatttaattaaaaaaaaaaaggaaaaaaaaaaagaagaagaagaaaacaggATACATGTTGATGTTTATAGCCTTTAAGTATTGCTACAACAGGATAATAATAATGCAAAAAAAAAGgagataataaaagaaaaaaaactctttatttattcaatattatattattacactATAATAAAATCAAACTTTGTAGACATTCTACAAAATTCAAATAGAGAAGTATTCCATAACCACTCTGTGTGAACAAACACACCTTTGccaaataataaatgaaaacaTATATGCATGCATGATACCTGACATGACATGCATAAATTGTTtacattaatttattattacatAAGATTAAGATATATTACTattattcacatatatatatatatatgatataattttacttattttattccTTTAACAAGTAAAATTATACTACTTTGACAGCATACACAACACGCACAGAATGATTAAGACCATCGGACCAAGTAATATCTCCAAAATTATATCCAACAGCAGCCCCTTTGCCATCAAACGACACCTGAAAGGAAGCCTTGTTCAAATTGTTGCTGAACACAATCTTATCAGGATTAACCTTTACAACTAAGCCTTTCGGTGAATTGACTCGAGCAGTGTATGTTGAGGTGGAGGGTCCCACATTGGTCACAGTCCTTTTGACGACTGTAGGAGTTGATTGCTGTCGTTTTAGATTTCCAATAGAGATGGATGGGTAATTAATATCTGTGATGAGTTCTGGTTTTGAGTTTTTGGGGCATTGCAAGTTTGCGTCCTTAATTACGGATTTTATTTTGTCCTCTGTATAACCGTAGTAACAGAGGAAATTGAAATTGTCTTGTGTGGTTGTTTCAAAGACAAGCCCTGGGTCTAGAGCTTTCATATGGTTTAATTCTCCAGATCCAATCTCGTGAGGAGTTGCCATTAGGTTTCGTTCATTTTTTAATGGTTTCCCTGTGTTGTCGTACGCACTTGCTGGTTTGTGCAAGataaaaaacaaaagtttaGATCATAGTGTACACATTATGTTAATTTACAAATATTAGTTCTGCCGAATTGCAATACTTTTAGTTAAATATATATAGGTATGTGTATATACCGGTTGTCATAAGTGCTGATTTGATCATAGAAGGAGTCCATGTAGGGTGAACAGACTTGATGAAAGCAGCAGCTCCAGATACATGTGGACAAGCCATAGAGGTTCCAGAATCAAACTTGAACGTTGATGTGTTCATAGCAGCAGCTAAAATTGCCACTCCAGGAGCCATTATATCGGgctgtgttttttttattatattaaactcaCATCATTATATTAGGACATACACATAGATcaaagagagagtgagagagagtgagaaaGTGACCTTTAGAATGTTTTCTGTAAATTGTCCAGGACCTCTCGCTGAAAAGTTAGCCACCACTGGTGCAGGTTTATACAATTTTGGAACTTCTTCTGTTGGATAAATTGTTGCTTTTGGATTCCTGAATGTTTATTACAATATACACAAACTTGAATGCTACTTCCTAGATAGTGTTTCAAATTCCAACAAGTTTGTATAAAGTAAAAAATGACTTACGCGGTAGAGTGGATGTAGTTTATAAGAATGTCATACTCTGCAATATTGTTTAGTAGTACCCATGGGAAAGTTTGTGTAGAAATGGGTATAGTTTTTTCCGTATACATTATTATTCCTTTGCTTGCTCTTAAAGGCTCAAAGTCTAAACGTGTAGCATCCCCACCATCAAGACAAACCACAATACTTCCAGCCACTTTCTTTATGTCTAAAGATCCTCTGTAGCACTTTCTGCACATTTGTTATAAATTTCTTTACAATCTCTATATTTTAAACTATAGCTAGGTTGCCGATATGAGTGTTTTTTATCATATACATTTTGGCTATTTTAAGATGTACAACCATTTCATGCAGtaatattttagaaataataactcaTGAGTAAAATCACACTTACTCTGCTGTTGATACAACCGAAGGATTAATAGCTACCTCCTTTCCAATTACAACTGGATATATAACTGATCGTGAAAGTTGTGAATGATTAATGCCAATTGCCTAATAAAGAGAAACAAAAAAATGATATACGCATTAAATAACAGTATGTCAACCCTtaacataaaaagaaaaaaaaaacaataaattacaaGGACTCACATTGAGAGTTTTCCCATTTCCAAGATGAATTATAGACCTGAAATCTCTATCAATGGAGGAAGCTCCGACACTAAACATCCAGGGTGCAGTGTGGCTAACTGTGTACGGATCGGGGCCGATGTTACCGGCGGAAAGAACGACCAAGACACCATTTTGCTCAGCATGAAAAGCACCGATGGCAGTTTGATCTTTCAAGTAGGTGTTGGCGAGTTTAGAATTGTAGGCAGTTGAGATAGAGATTATGTCAACTCCATCATTGATTGCATCATCAATGGCTTTTAATGCATCTGCATTTGAACAACCACCACCATAACACACCTTATAGCTGGCAATCCTTGCTGATGGTGCACCACCTCTCGCACTCCCACTGCCTAAACCCATTTCTGAAGCTTTAGGAACTACTGAACCAGCTGCAATGGAGGCCACGTGTGTTCCATGCCCAGTTGAATCCCTTGGTGACCTTTCCTTGTTTGCCGATGGAGGAAGGTAGTATTTTGCACCTATCAATTTCCTACAacaatcattaaataattattactatTAGCTAATGATATAGTTTCTttgtataaatgtatatataaattgaaAAATGTGCTATATATAATTTGTTATGAGTATTAGAGAAGTTGGTTAGGCAGTTAGGAAGTTAGGAAGTTAATCTGTTAGTTTAGTTTGTTACATAATTGTCTTTCTGTTATGTATTTTCTTTCAGTCTGTTACAGTGTACTCGATCCTATATAAAGCAAAGACCAAAGCCAAtctgagattgagcttcatttttcCATTCATTCATTTTCTCTCCATCTTCATCTTTCTCTCTGCTCCTTTTTTCCTTTGAGCAAAACTCTGCTATTCAGAGTttcacatggtatcagagccatgtcGAATAGTGGCGACAATGGCAGAAATTCAGGTGTTCGAATTGAACCTCCAGAAGGCGAAAGAAACCAGCAGCAAAATCGAGCCAACAATCAAGAAGTCGAAGCACAAATTCCCCTCCCAAACAACAATCTCCTCCCTCTCAATCTTCGATTAGATCGTAATAATTACACCATCTGGCGATCCCTTGCTCTTGCTGCAACTCGAGCTTACGACTTAGATGGCTTCATTCTTGGCAATCGTCCTCCACCCCCTGAATATCTTGCAGGTAATGTCCCTAACCCTGCTCTTCAACAATGGATGCGTTTTGATCAGTTTTTAATGCATTGGCTGATGAATTCTGTGTCTGAACACATGCTTGGACATGTGATTCGTTGTC is a window from the Cannabis sativa cultivar Pink pepper isolate KNU-18-1 chromosome 1, ASM2916894v1, whole genome shotgun sequence genome containing:
- the LOC115705934 gene encoding CO(2)-response secreted protease isoform X1; translation: MSIFVLLLLFFLSLQWFFISGSPTTHDQIPKHYVIYMGAPKTLSPNVSKEDAKVADELAHLQLLSSIIPREEKERISLIHQYHHAIRGFSAMLTDNEASILSSHSEVVSVIEDEIVQPQTTRSWDFLEAGMESKWGLEKTVTSNMIIGVIDSGIWPEAESFSDKGIGPIPSKWKGGCMTASDFTSSNCNRKLIGAKYYLPPSANKERSPRDSTGHGTHVASIAAGSVVPKASEMGLGSGSARGGAPSARIASYKVCYGGGCSNADALKAIDDAINDGVDIISISTAYNSKLANTYLKDQTAIGAFHAEQNGVLVVLSAGNIGPDPYTVSHTAPWMFSVGASSIDRDFRSIIHLGNGKTLNAIGINHSQLSRSVIYPVVIGKEVAINPSVVSTAEKCYRGSLDIKKVAGSIVVCLDGGDATRLDFEPLRASKGIIMYTEKTIPISTQTFPWVLLNNIAEYDILINYIHSTANPKATIYPTEEVPKLYKPAPVVANFSARGPGQFTENILKPDIMAPGVAILAAAMNTSTFKFDSGTSMACPHVSGAAAFIKSVHPTWTPSMIKSALMTTASAYDNTGKPLKNERNLMATPHEIGSGELNHMKALDPGLVFETTTQDNFNFLCYYGYTEDKIKSVIKDANLQCPKNSKPELITDINYPSISIGNLKRQQSTPTVVKRTVTNVGPSTSTYTARVNSPKGLVVKVNPDKIVFSNNLNKASFQVSFDGKGAAVGYNFGDITWSDGLNHSVRVVYAVKVV
- the LOC115705934 gene encoding CO(2)-response secreted protease isoform X2, which encodes MTIIVLLLLPFLSLQLLSAFPTTNQIPKHYVIYMGAPKTLSPNVSKEDAKVADELAHLQLLSSIIPREEKERISLIHQYHHAIRGFSAMLTDNEASILSSHSEVVSVIEDEIVQPQTTRSWDFLEAGMESKWGLEKTVTSNMIIGVIDSGIWPEAESFSDKGIGPIPSKWKGGCMTASDFTSSNCNRKLIGAKYYLPPSANKERSPRDSTGHGTHVASIAAGSVVPKASEMGLGSGSARGGAPSARIASYKVCYGGGCSNADALKAIDDAINDGVDIISISTAYNSKLANTYLKDQTAIGAFHAEQNGVLVVLSAGNIGPDPYTVSHTAPWMFSVGASSIDRDFRSIIHLGNGKTLNAIGINHSQLSRSVIYPVVIGKEVAINPSVVSTAEKCYRGSLDIKKVAGSIVVCLDGGDATRLDFEPLRASKGIIMYTEKTIPISTQTFPWVLLNNIAEYDILINYIHSTANPKATIYPTEEVPKLYKPAPVVANFSARGPGQFTENILKPDIMAPGVAILAAAMNTSTFKFDSGTSMACPHVSGAAAFIKSVHPTWTPSMIKSALMTTASAYDNTGKPLKNERNLMATPHEIGSGELNHMKALDPGLVFETTTQDNFNFLCYYGYTEDKIKSVIKDANLQCPKNSKPELITDINYPSISIGNLKRQQSTPTVVKRTVTNVGPSTSTYTARVNSPKGLVVKVNPDKIVFSNNLNKASFQVSFDGKGAAVGYNFGDITWSDGLNHSVRVVYAVKVV